From Pseudomonas sp. G2-4:
ATTCAGTCCAAGCGTTGTGCACCAGCTTCTGCGCCATGAACACCGGCACTTCCAGCGCGGTGGTCATGTGCCGAACGCAGTTCTCGTACAGCAGGTCTGAGCCCACCAGGTGCTGCGCTTCGTGCCGTTGCAGGTAGGCGAATGCCACCCGCTGCATGCTGCTGCGGTAGTCGTGGTCAAGCTCTTCATGGTTCATTGCGCACACTCCATTTCCATTTGGTCGAGCAGGTCGGGTTGATCGTTGGCGGATTTCATCGCGGCACGGCGCAGGGCAATGTCGGCGATGGGCAACTTGACGGAGGGGTTAGCCATACCGCTGGGGCTCATTTCATGAGTCATTTCGAACTCAGCCCGCACCGACCAGCCGCAGGCCTCGTTGGTGCATTGCAGGTAGGCCACCCGCAGAAAAATGTGTGTGCCTTCGCTGGTACGGATACGCATGCGGTCTTGGCAGTGAGGGCAGACCAGCTTGTAAGTGCTCAATGCTTGCGCTCCTTGCTGTGCAACTGGATGGTGGCCAGCACTTCGGAGTGGCGCGCAGCCATGTAGCGATTGTGAGCACCGAGAATTGCCGCAGCCTCGCCTGGCTCAACTACCCCGTCCTCTAGCGCCTTCGCGATGATCTGATCGACATAACCACGCTTCGCAGCGGCATGTACTGACCGGCTGTACAGGTCGATGTTGTCCAGAGTCTCGGGTTTAGCAAGTGGCACGAACATGCCGCCGTACATGGCTGCGATGTATTCAGGCAAGTGAGTTGTGCCAGCATCCTGCTCGAGCAAATGAATCTGCTCATCACTGAGAGGGCGGCTGCCTGCGTTCTCGTAAACATGGTTGTCGAACTTCTTGAGTTCATAGCCGAGCCGGGCAGCGGCACACTCGCGCCCGCCGGGGTAAGCGCAAATGACTGCGCTCATGACTTGGCGCTTGGTCGCTAGTATTGGGCGTTTCATCTTCTGGTTTTCTCCCAGAGCCCAAGGCCCTAATTTGTAGGCTCAGAAGCTTTAATGCCCAGCAGGACCGCTGCCCTATGAGCTGCTCCGCGCAGACATTTCTTCTGTCCATTCAGCACCGCGTAAACGGTCGAAGGATGAAGGCCGTTCTCAATGGCGAAGTCCTTTACGGAAATGCCTCGAAGCTCCAGGCGCTTTCTAGCGGCCTGGCAGGCTTGCTCGGGTGCGTAGGTGGCGTGCATAGTTCAGATTCGTGTGATTTCGCGTAATGGTGCGAAGATATTGGTTCAGATATTTGAACCTGTCAATGCTTGAGGTTCAAAAAATATGACCATTGGCGAGCGGCTGAAGGAAGAAAGGTCGCGCTTGGGACTTAGCCAGACTGATTTAGGCGCTGCTGGTGGCGTCGGCAAAACCACTCAAATCAATTACGAAAAGGGCGCGGGAACACCGGATGCCAAGTATTTGGCTGCTGTTGAGGGATTGGGTGTGGATGTTCTCTATGTGGTGACCGGCCAACGTTCGTCTATGGGCGAAAATCAGCTGTCGAACGATGACTTGGAAATCGTGAAGCACGTACGCAACCTGGGCGATGAGGATAAGGGGGCGGTGATGCGCCTTCTCAGGGCTTTTACAGTTAACAAATAAGGAGTTTTGGCATGAAAAGGATAACGTTATCGGTAGTGGCGCTGGCAATGCTCGCTTCGGGTGTGTGTGGTGCCAAGGAAAGGACTCAGGAGGTTTCGAGTAAGGACTACGGAGACGCTTGGCCGTTTACGGTTGATAGCGTTGACCTGTTGTGCTTTGGACCCTCGCCCAAGGCGTTGGCCCGAACGTCAGATGGGACCGTCTATGCCTTGAGTGGTAGTGCACGGAGTCAGGCAAAAGATCGCGGTTGGTCGGACGGCCAGGACATCACCAAGCCCAATCCTACGATGCCATCCATCAAGATGGACTATAGCGATATTGTCCAACGTGCTCAGGCGCTCTGCGATGGGGCGTAATTTGCAATAAAATTTTTTGCGATGGGCTGGTGACACACCCAAACATGCTGAGAATGACTCACTCCCCGGGCGCTTTGGTTGGTACCGATGTTGGTGCCGGGCGCCCGAACGTGTTGAATGGAGTGACACATGTCGGTGATGAAAAAGGTAGATGTCGATCAATCTGAAGCAATTGGATGGTCTGAGTTGAATGAGCGTGAACGGAAATTTGTTCAGCTATTCAGGCTGCTCGACGAGGTTAGTCAGAAAGACTTAATTCGCTTTCTCGATGTGCTCCTAGCCTCCCAGTAAAATGAACCCGGCCATGTGCCGGGTTTTGTTTTTTTAGTCAAACACTCAAGAAAATTATCCCTTTGTCGACAGATACACGGAGGAGGTTTTTCCGAGACAGGGTTGTTTCGCCCGCCATATGGCAGACGTTTCGAATCAGATCGGCTAGGCCTTCATTATCTGTCAGGCTCAGTTAAGGGTGAAATGTTTGGACGTCGATAAAGAAACAAAATCTGCTAAAAAATTGTGGCTTTGGGGCCTCATTATCATGGCTGTAAGCGGCGTGATCATTTTGGTCTCGCTGCTCCTTTCGATATACGGTTACGC
This genomic window contains:
- a CDS encoding DUF2511 domain-containing protein, with the translated sequence MKRITLSVVALAMLASGVCGAKERTQEVSSKDYGDAWPFTVDSVDLLCFGPSPKALARTSDGTVYALSGSARSQAKDRGWSDGQDITKPNPTMPSIKMDYSDIVQRAQALCDGA
- a CDS encoding DNA-binding protein codes for the protein MHATYAPEQACQAARKRLELRGISVKDFAIENGLHPSTVYAVLNGQKKCLRGAAHRAAVLLGIKASEPTN
- a CDS encoding YmfL family putative regulatory protein; the encoded protein is MKRPILATKRQVMSAVICAYPGGRECAAARLGYELKKFDNHVYENAGSRPLSDEQIHLLEQDAGTTHLPEYIAAMYGGMFVPLAKPETLDNIDLYSRSVHAAAKRGYVDQIIAKALEDGVVEPGEAAAILGAHNRYMAARHSEVLATIQLHSKERKH
- a CDS encoding helix-turn-helix transcriptional regulator; the encoded protein is MTIGERLKEERSRLGLSQTDLGAAGGVGKTTQINYEKGAGTPDAKYLAAVEGLGVDVLYVVTGQRSSMGENQLSNDDLEIVKHVRNLGDEDKGAVMRLLRAFTVNK
- a CDS encoding ogr/Delta-like zinc finger family protein, producing MSTYKLVCPHCQDRMRIRTSEGTHIFLRVAYLQCTNEACGWSVRAEFEMTHEMSPSGMANPSVKLPIADIALRRAAMKSANDQPDLLDQMEMECAQ